In the genome of Leptotrichia sp. HSP-536, the window TAATACATTATCATTTCTTATTTCAAAATATTTAATCACAGCAAGTGCTTCAAATGTTTTCCCTAATCCTACAGAATCAGCAATTATACATCCTCCATATTTCTGAAGTTTTTGTATAGCAGAAACGACACAATCCTTCTGAAAATCAAAAAGCGAATTCCAAATTTCCGTCTTTTTAAATTTCTCACTATCATTTTCAAATCTTTCAATTCCACTATCCAGTCTATCTCCAAACAATTCATTTAACGTGAAATAATACAGAAATTCAGGGTTATAATTTTTATAAACAAATTCAAGGCTTTCTAATAGTTCCTGTTTATAATCTTGTGTTACATCATTGTTATTCCAAATTTCATCATATATTTTCGACATGCCAAGTATCTGGGATTTTTCTGATTCTCCTTTTATTGTTGTATCAAAATCATAGCGATTTACTCTTTTTTCATATATTTCAAGTGATGACGTCCCCTGAATCATAAAATCATCATCAATTATTAAAATATTCCCATTTACTTTCTGATATGGCTTTACTTTTCTGACATTTACGTTATTTTTTATAAAATCATACATAGCCTTTGCTTTAGCAAAATGCTTCAACTTATTTTTTTCCTTTATATCGTAAGAATTGTACAAAATATCATTAGGCGTTATCTCAAATTCTCTCGATATTTCATTATTTTTAGGAATAAACTTCGTATCTCTTATAATAAAATTTATTTCCTTCACATTTTTTAAATTTTTTTCCAGTGCCGTAAAAACTGATATGGTTAATTTATCATTAATGATATTTACCACAGCATTCTCTTTTTCTGCCAAGACTTCATTTATTTTTTCAATAAACTTTTTTGCTGAATTTTCCATTTTCTTCAATATCCTTTTCATTTAGAGTTTTTAAAACCTCAATTAATTTTTTATTTCCCTCTTTTAACAAAGTTTGATACTTAATCCAAAATTTTTTTTCATTGAATATTATACCATAAAATCAAATATTTTTATTAT includes:
- a CDS encoding SNF2-related protein, whose translation is MENSAKKFIEKINEVLAEKENAVVNIINDKLTISVFTALEKNLKNVKEINFIIRDTKFIPKNNEISREFEITPNDILYNSYDIKEKNKLKHFAKAKAMYDFIKNNVNVRKVKPYQKVNGNILIIDDDFMIQGTSSLEIYEKRVNRYDFDTTIKGESEKSQILGMSKIYDEIWNNNDVTQDYKQELLESLEFVYKNYNPEFLYYFTLNELFGDRLDSGIERFENDSEKFKKTEIWNSLFDFQKDCVVSAIQKLQKYGGCIIADSVGLGKTFEALAVIKYFEIRNDNVLVLTPAKLYDNWRSFTGNYKDSFLNEMFNYKIMFHTDLSRTKGESKSGYELSRFDWSKFDLVVIDESHNFRNRIAKYDENDELIMNRYFKLLHDVIKSGKNTKVLLLSATPVNNSLVDLKNQISIITSDHDDAFSEQGISSVGYLLKKATQVINDWEKEGSQKKDELLDNLPSDFYKLLEMMTISRSRKHITNYYGTKNIGKSKE